TTGTGGGAAACATGGTTGAGGACGTGTACGCCGGCGAACTTGCACTCGTTCAAGAAGGACAACTCGGCGGGGCGACCTTTGAGGCAACATTCAGGAGGCGCGTCTGATGACAGAGAAGATCTGGCAGGTTCTTATCGTTGAGGACAACGCGGCGCTGGCAGCGGACGCACAGCGGGAGATCATCGAAGGCTTCGAACAAAACCCCGATATCAATGTCGAGGTAACCTTCGAGACAAACTTCGATACTGGTCTTGAGAAGGTTCGCAGCGGACACAGTGACGTTGTGGTCCTCGATGTCCGCCGCGACACGCCGAATCCAACGCCGGCCGACGCAGTCGCCGGTCACACGGTGTTTCAGGAAATCAAAGAAGCACGATTCGCACCGGTTATCTTTTGGACAGCTCTCCCTGATCAGGTCGAAGACGAGTCGATGCTCCCACTCGTCGCCGTGATCAAGAAGGACGACATGGACCAGTTGCCAGGCGCCGTTGAAGCAGCCATCACTAGCAACGCGCTCGAAACCATCACAGGGATCGAGAAGCATGTATCTTCGGTTCTCAAGAAGCACATGTGGACGGAGCTCGGCCCCCACTGGGGCGAATACACCGATAGCGCAGACTCCGCGACAATCGCGCAGGTGTTGATCAGTCGACTGGCGAGAATCTTGGACGAGGATCGAGAGCGCTCCTTTACCGCTCACCCTAGTCACAGGTATGTATACCCGCCGGCATCTGAGTCGAGGGCTCCCGGGGATGTTCTTCGTGAAGGCACTGATGATTGGTGGGTTGTGCTGACCCCAGCATGTGATCTCGAACAGAACAAGGCGGAGTTTGTTCTCGTCGCGCATGCAGGGGCATTGGAGGAACACGCCAAGTACACTGCTTGGGTCGCATCAAAGTCGAATGGCAACGGAATCGGGAAGTGGAAGGAGCTGCATAAGGATGTATTGAAGGCCACTCAAGGTCGTTTCCACTACCTGCCAGCCTTCCGCGACATACCAGACCTCGTAATTGACCTTGAGAACGTGAAGTCAGTCGAGGCTGAATCGCTTTTGGAAATGCATCCCGTAGCTTCCTTGGTTAGTCCTTTCTCCGAAGCGCTACTCGTTCAGAACAGTCACTTTCGCGGACGAATCGGTGTCCCCGACTTCGACCCGAGTATCGTCAAAGCGCGTCTTGAATCGACTCAGAACACTGGCGACTAGAGGATGGCAGAGTAGACCCGATGAGTAACTCCAGCCTCGCAAATGCAACGCGTGAAGAGGAAATTGCATTCCTAGCAATGGAGCGCATCCTCGGGGTAAACATTGAGCTTGCAGACGCCGGCGCCGGCGCAAAGATGCCCGACGGTCGTTGGAAGCCCATTCCCTCCGAGGATCAGCACTGCGTAGTGGAAGTAACCTCACCGCCAGCCTCGCAGCTGATGCGCGAACGGGCGCAAGCGAAGATGGCTGGTAGCTCCCACGTTGAAACGGGGTCGTATGCGCCGCGATTGAACGAGATTTCGCAAGTGTGCGCTGAAATGCTGGCTACAGAGTGGGCAACAGAGAACTTTGACAAGCTTCTCGCTCAGCCAGCGCGGGAGCGACATCTTTTCTTGTTTGCACGCAGGCATTCGGACGAATCATATTTTCGGAGACTGTCCGGGGATCGAGAAGGCACGCCGGACGAAGATCTTCAACCCATCCATCTTCCGCACGGTATCTCAGACGTGTGGTTCCGTGGCCAAGCTACTCGTGTTGGCGGAATTCAAGGTCGCTGGCTAGTCAAAGTAGCGAGATACCAAGCTGCAAGTGGTTGGCACAGTTACACGGTCACTTTGCAGGAGCAGGAGTTGCCGGCGCCGGCAGGAGGGATTGCGGACGATCAGGTGGAGCCTTGTTGGCGCCGCCCGAAAGACCGCGGCCCGCTCCCGGACACGGAATGAAATGCATGCGAGCCTCGGGCATGCGAGAGGCTGCAGAGTCGTCAATCGGACACCGGGATGGAGGCCCGTACAACTGACGCACTGTAGAGAGGGAGTCGGCAGCGGGT
This DNA window, taken from Gulosibacter molinativorax, encodes the following:
- a CDS encoding response regulator; the encoded protein is MTEKIWQVLIVEDNAALAADAQREIIEGFEQNPDINVEVTFETNFDTGLEKVRSGHSDVVVLDVRRDTPNPTPADAVAGHTVFQEIKEARFAPVIFWTALPDQVEDESMLPLVAVIKKDDMDQLPGAVEAAITSNALETITGIEKHVSSVLKKHMWTELGPHWGEYTDSADSATIAQVLISRLARILDEDRERSFTAHPSHRYVYPPASESRAPGDVLREGTDDWWVVLTPACDLEQNKAEFVLVAHAGALEEHAKYTAWVASKSNGNGIGKWKELHKDVLKATQGRFHYLPAFRDIPDLVIDLENVKSVEAESLLEMHPVASLVSPFSEALLVQNSHFRGRIGVPDFDPSIVKARLESTQNTGD